A genome region from Anastrepha obliqua isolate idAnaObli1 chromosome 4, idAnaObli1_1.0, whole genome shotgun sequence includes the following:
- the LOC129245378 gene encoding uncharacterized protein LOC129245378 → MNLHFNFQLRLLLLNWICSHSPVFVRSWEVEFNRNFLCTLGKIIRVQEMIWFVSDQMNATNSAGCQELIISMYKCLGLTQSILSNRTDIRFIQSENKKHALSVVFTTTPEDPILHVHDLALRGRHFYISLLIAVNIVHDFKVVEQFLLGLNKRHFHSSLLYFYTSNRTNELFGNNMYPEVKPENRSNYLEEIRQLLNKTLAGGADMLGYKMYTPLRQDLPHVFGYVNASGQINWRGAAYNLLEVFTNYCNSSLIEYEMPKDRLGGDVIDMKAALELIRRSKVAVMAHAYALFQEDDELSKSYPLKVVRWCLMVPVWNSATTMLYPVEPFDNWTWFGIVGVFGALVVTKCLWCCWQGTHQLATRLGESVLNSFCLSIGIGTPNVFGAPSVVDFLIFACIFFYGFFLTSNYTSLLGSIFTVTLFRAQINTMDDLISANISVMIIDYELEFLHSSGEELAENFSRLILPVDSATFNLHQVQLNSSFAYFVTEEKWHFLELQQKYLKQGIFKFSDICFGSYHLTYPLQTDSLLYRNLEYFIYRTHSSGMLDHYESTAFDYAVKAGLVKRLAANSEFTSAGMQHLAVVFFMLLIMLGVSFIVFVIELQCARFKNE, encoded by the coding sequence atgaatttgcatttcaaTTTTCAACTACGGCTCCTCTTGCTCAATTGGATCTGCTCACATTCACCGGTGTTTGTGCGTTCATGGGAAGTGGAGTTTAATCGAAATTTCCTCTGCACATTGGGCAAGATCATACGTGTGCAAGAGATGATTTGGTTCGTAAGCGACCAAATGAATGCAACGAATAGCGCAGGATGCCAGGAGCTGATTATATCGATGTACAAGTGCCTTGGCCTCACACAGTCAATTTTGAGCAATCGCACCGATATCCGTTTCATACAATCCGAAAATAAGAAACACGCACTGAGTGTTGTCTTCACTACCACACCGGAAGATCCCATCTTGCATGTGCACGACCTTGCTTTGCGTGGACGCCATTTTTACATCAGTTTGTTAATCGCGGTGAATATAGTGCACGATTTCAAAGTGGTAGAGCAATTCTTATTGGGCTTGAACAAACGTCATTTCCATTCGTCTTTGTTATATTTCTATACTTCAAACCGAACAAATGAACTTTTCGGGAATAATATGTATCCGGAGGTGAAACCTGAAAATCGCTCGAACTACTTGGAAGAAATACGCCAATTATTGAACAAGACTTTAGCTGGTGGTGCTGATATGCTGGGTTACAAAATGTATACGCCGCTACGACAAGATTTGCCACATGTCTTCGGGTATGTGAATGCAAGCGGCCAAATCAACTGGCGCGGTGCAGCCTATAATTTATTGGAGGTATTCACGAATTACTGCAATAGTTCCTTGATTGAGTACGAAATGCCCAAGGACCGGTTGGGTGGCGACGTTATCGATATGAAGGCGGCGCTTGAATTGATACGTAGGAGCAAGGTGGCTGTAATGGCACACGCTTACGCGTTATTCCAGGAGGACGATGAGCTTAGTAAGAGTTATCCGCTCAAGGTGGTGCGCTGGTGTCTCATGGTTCCCGTTTGGAATAGCGCTACAACAATGCTTTATCCCGTGGAACCATTCGACAATTGGACTTGGTTTGGTATTGTTGGTGTTTTTGGCGCACTCGTGGTCACGAAGTGTCTGTGGTGCTGTTGGCAGGGTACACATCAGTTGGCGACACGCTTAGGTGAAAGCGTTTTGAATAGCTTCTGCTTGAGTATTGGCATTGGCACGCCCAACGTTTTTGGTGCGCCCTCTGTAGTGGATTTCTTGATTTTCGCTTGCATTTTCTTCTATGGCTTCTTTCTCACATCCAACTACACCTCTCTACTGGGCAGCATTTTTACAGTCACTTTATTTCGCGCACAAATCAACACAATGGATGATCTCATCAGCGCGAACATATCGGTGATGATTATCGATTATGAGTTGGAGTTTTTGCATTCAAGTGGCGAGGAATTAGCGGAGAACTTCTCGCGTTTAATTCTACCAGTAGATTCGGCCACTTTTAATTTGCATCAAGTGCAGCTAAATTCAAGCTTTGCTTACTTTGTGACCGAGGAAAAGTGGCACTTTCTGGAATTGCAGCAAAAGTACCTCAAGCAAGGCATTTTCAAATTCAGCGATATTTGTTTCGGTTCCTATCACTTAACCTACCCACTGCAGACGGATTCTTTGCTCTATCGAAATCTCGAGTATTTCATATACCGCACGCATTCTTCGGGCATGTTGGACCACTACGAGAGCACAGCTTTCGATTATGCGGTCAAAGCCGGGCTCGTGAAACGCTTGGCGGCCAATTCGGAGTTCACATCGGCTGGCATGCAACACTTGGCTGTTGTCTTTTTCATGCTGTTGATTATGCTTGGCGTAAGtttcattgtttttgtaatagagCTACAATGCGCTCGtttcaaaaatgaatga